The Paenibacillus uliginis N3/975 genome has a window encoding:
- a CDS encoding amidohydrolase family protein, translated as MHAHKRSSFSLVLSITLVGALFIHSNHSFAAIESKQPDESRSVVIRDITIVNVKTGELEPNQTVVTSGNQIVEIDDSNNIEIPDGATVIPATGKYLIPGLWDMHVHLMDDFKYAFPLLLANGVTGVRDMATELKNIADWKKEVEDNKPAPRITYSGSTLIQPQPDALPHLYPVTSEKSARDAVRLMKKHGAESIKVYSFLPRHLYKYIIDEARKLNMKVGGHLPIPVRAEEASRMGKRSFEHLDGLFIATSHEEDKLLKLANKNPDEHLNFELEAFKTYDAQKANKLFKLFKKYGTYQVPTLITYLQVVSPLDKELAPYVPEHYWADWEKAKKEMSVYKELIQKSLQNHENSKKMIKRMNEAGVPIMTGTDATFGIPNHVYGKSVHEELRLLVASGLTPLEALQAATLTPAKFMDREQELGTIEEDKLADMVILHDNPLDQIENTERIYGVVMNGTYYGKGELDEAVKTVINK; from the coding sequence ATGCATGCACACAAACGCTCTTCGTTTTCTTTGGTACTGAGCATTACGCTGGTAGGAGCACTGTTCATCCATTCAAACCATTCATTTGCTGCTATTGAATCCAAACAACCAGATGAATCACGATCTGTCGTCATTCGGGATATTACAATTGTAAATGTGAAGACGGGGGAATTAGAGCCGAATCAGACCGTTGTTACTAGCGGGAATCAGATTGTAGAGATTGACGACTCAAATAATATCGAGATTCCAGATGGTGCTACAGTGATTCCTGCAACAGGCAAATATCTCATTCCTGGGTTATGGGATATGCATGTACACCTTATGGACGACTTTAAGTATGCATTCCCGCTTCTATTGGCAAACGGAGTAACGGGTGTGAGAGATATGGCAACTGAGCTTAAAAATATTGCGGATTGGAAAAAGGAAGTAGAAGACAATAAACCGGCTCCACGGATTACTTATTCTGGTTCCACACTTATACAGCCTCAACCAGACGCTCTTCCGCATCTTTATCCGGTCACTTCCGAGAAATCAGCGCGTGATGCGGTTCGCTTGATGAAAAAGCATGGGGCAGAATCGATTAAAGTATACTCCTTCCTTCCTCGACATCTCTACAAGTACATCATAGACGAAGCTCGCAAGTTAAATATGAAAGTTGGGGGACATTTGCCAATTCCAGTTAGAGCGGAGGAGGCGTCCCGTATGGGCAAACGATCCTTTGAGCATCTGGATGGACTGTTCATCGCGACTTCACATGAAGAAGATAAGCTCCTGAAGTTAGCGAATAAAAATCCGGATGAGCATTTGAACTTTGAATTGGAAGCCTTCAAGACATATGACGCTCAAAAAGCAAACAAACTGTTTAAGCTGTTTAAAAAATATGGAACGTATCAGGTTCCTACCTTGATTACCTATTTACAAGTTGTAAGTCCGCTTGACAAAGAGTTGGCACCCTATGTCCCCGAACATTATTGGGCAGACTGGGAAAAGGCTAAGAAGGAAATGAGTGTGTATAAAGAACTCATTCAAAAATCTCTCCAAAATCACGAGAATAGCAAGAAAATGATCAAGCGGATGAATGAAGCGGGTGTTCCGATTATGACAGGGACTGACGCTACTTTCGGCATTCCTAACCATGTATATGGCAAGAGCGTGCATGAGGAGCTTAGATTGCTAGTAGCGTCAGGGTTGACGCCGCTGGAAGCTCTCCAAGCGGCAACCCTGACACCTGCCAAGTTCATGGACAGAGAACAGGAACTCGGAACGATCGAAGAAGACAAACTTGCTGATATGGTTATTTTGCATGATAATCCGTTGGATCAAATCGAAAATACCGAACGTATTTACGGGGTAGTAATGAATGGTACTTACTATGGCAAGGGAGAACTGGATGAAGCCGTGAAGACGGTAATTAACAAGTAA